The window CCGATCCCCGAGAAGACCCGCGAGACGAGCGAAGCCGAAACCCTCGGCTCGTGGGAGCTCCGCGCCAGCGACGACCACCGCGTCGCGGCGGATCTCACGACCCGCATCGAACCCCAGCCCGTCCGCGGCGGCGTCGAGACCGTCACCGGCGACGCCCTCGAGTCGTGGCCGTTCCACCGCGATCCGAACTTCGAGGCGCTCACCTACGGCGAACACCGCACCAGCGGCTACGTCTCCCGGCTGCGCGCTCTCGAGCCGGGCGACGTCGTGGGCTTTTACGCCGGCTTACGCCGTCCGGGCGGAGAGCGCGCACACCGGTACCTGATCGGCTACTTCACCGTCGATCGCGTCGACGTAATCTCGCCAGAGACGCCGCCCGCGGAGTGCGAAGCGATCTTCGAAGCCCATTCGGAGAACGCGCACGCGAAACGCGCTCGAGACGGGGAACCGTACCTCGCGGAGAAAACGATCGTCCTCGTCGACGGTCGCGAACCCGGCGGCCTCTTCGATCGGCATCCGATCCGGTTGAGCGAGTACGTCGTGAAGCCGGGCAACGAACGCCCGCAGTACTATCTCCGCGAGGAGGTGGCGTCGGCTTGGAACGTCACCGAAGGCGGTGCGAACATGATGTTCAAGCCGGCGTACCGCTGTGAGCTTTCGGGCGAGCGGTTCCGCGAGTTGGTCGGGCAGCCGAGAGCTCGGGCGGCCGCGGACGCGACGGTCGAGACGCCGCAGCCCTGACGACGCCGACGGTATCGTCGACTGTCCGCGAGATCAATCGGTTTCTTGTATCGATAGGTCGAACTGCCGACGAGTGACTGACGACAGCCCTGGTACCGAATCCGAATCTGAATCTGAATCTGGATCTGGATCCCGCACCCGACACGATCGCATCACCCGCCACCCGACCGCGGGGCCGCGCAACTCGCTCGCGTTCTGGACCGACGCCAAGCACCCGCTCCGGATCGCGATCAACTACGTTGTCGTCTGGCTCGTCCGGATCTCGCCGAGCCTGCGGCTCAAGCGCTGGCTCATGCGTCGCATCGGCGTCACCGTCGGCGATGACGTTTCGTGGGGGCTCGAGGCGACACCGGACGTCTTCTGGCCCGAACTGATCACGCTCGAGGACCACGCGATCGTGGGGTACGACGCGACCCTGCTCTGTCACGAGTTCTTACAGGACGAGTACCGGACGGGCGAGGTCGTCGTCGGCGAGCGGGCGATGATCGGCGCGGGGGCGATCGTCCTGCCGGGCGTCGAGATCGGTGCCGAAGCGCGGGTCGCGGCGAACTCGCTCGTGACGCGGGACGTCGAACCCGGAACGACGGTCGCCGGCGTGCCGGCGCGGCCGATGGGTGGGGATAGCGATGACGACACCGGAGCTACGGCGGACGAGGCGGACGAAAACGAGAGCGGCGAGCGGTAACGCGTTGGACAGTAGCGCGTCGTTTCGATACCGGGTTACAGCGACGACCAGGACTTGCGCGCCTCGTTCCACGAGGTGATGCTCGCGATCCAGCGCGCGGCGATCATCTTCTTTAAGGTCTGGGCCGGGACGCCGCCGAAAGTGCCGACGGGCAGGGAGATGCCGAAGCCCGGCTTGACTTCGTGGGCGACGGCCTTCTCGCCGACGGAGACGACGGTCCCCTTGTCCTCGTGTTCCCAGGTCTTGAGCGGCCGGTTCTCGATCGCGCGGGCGATGTTCTCGCCGGCGACCTCCGCGGCCTGCCAGGCGGCCTGTGCCGTCGGCGGTGCGGGCTGGTCGCCCTGATCGATAATCGCCGAGTCGCCGATCGCGAACACGTGCTCGTCGGAGGTCTGGAAGTTCGGCTCGGCGTTGACGCGGTTGTGCTCCTTCTCGAGTTCGGCGTCGTCTAAGGCGTCGCGGCCCGTGATGCCGCCGGTCCAGACGAGCACGTCGTGGTCGAGGGGTTCGCCCTCGTCGAACTCGATGTGGTCTTCGGTGGCCTCGGTGATCGGGTCGTCCGTGTGGATGCGGACGCCGGCTTCCTCGAGCAGGTCGCGCAGGGCCTGCTGGATCTCCGGATCGTTGCCGGGGAAGATCTCCTCGAGTGCTTCGACGAGGTGGATCTCGATCGGCGCGCGGTGTTCGTCGCGGAACTCGGCGATCTCGCCGGCGGTCTGGATCCCGGAGAGGCCGGCGCCGCCGATGACGATCTGCGCGGGGTCGCCGCGGGTCGCTTCCTGGCTGGCCTCCTGGACGGCCTCGTGGATCTCGAGGGCGTCGTCGAGACTCTTGAGCGTCAGGGAGTGTTCCTCGAGGCCGGGGATGCCGTAGTAGGCAGTCTGGCTGCCCAGCGCGACGAGGACGTAGTCGTACTCGACGTCGTCGCTGTCGGCGAGTTCGACGACCTGCTCGTCGACGTCGAGGCCGACGACTTCGTCCTGGATGAACCGGGTCGAGGGGTCCGCGATCTCGGTTACGGGGAAGGTGATGTCCGAGCGGACGTCCGGATCGCGGATCACGCGGTGGGCCTCGTGGAGTACGAGGTGGTAGTCGACGTCAGCGATCCACGTTAGTCGCGCGTTGCCATCGAGTGCCGACTGGAGTTTGGTGACCGCACCGGCACCGGCGTATCCGGCGCCAAGTACGACGACGTTCTCAGTCATACCAACTAGTCTAAAAGCCTACGATACAAAGGTATTGGAACCGTTATACCGTGGTTCTCGTTACCATCGATCAATGATGGCGCGGGGGTCCGTGGCCGAACGCACCGCTCAGAGGATCCGCTTGCCGAACGCGCTCGCGGTGAGTTCAGCCGCGAGCGACGCCGTTTCGTTCGCCTCGTCGAGGATCGGGTTGACTTCGACGACGTCCATCGAGCGGAGTATCCCGTCGCGGTCGTGGCGCTTCGAGACGGTCTCGAGGGCGGCGTGGGCCTCGCGGTAGGTGACGCCGCCGCGGACCGGGGTCCCGACGCCCGGCGCGGCCTTGGGATCGATCATGTCGAGGTCGAGGCTGACGTGGACGCCGTCGGTACCGTCGGTCGCGACTTCGAGGGCGTCCTCGACGACGGCCGTCATGCCCCGCTGGTCGATGTCGGACATCGTGAACGCGGTCATCTCGCTTTCGCGGACCAGTTCCCGCTCGCGCTCGTCGATGCTGCGGAGGCCGACGTAGGCGATCGAGTCCTCCTGCAGTCGGGGGGTGTGGGCCCAGTCCATGTCCCCGAAGACGCCTCGGCCGAGCACGGCGCCAAGCGGCATGCCGTGAACGTTGCCGCTGGGCGAGGTTTCGGGCGTGTTGAGGTCGGCGTGGGCGTCGAACCAGATCGCGCCGATGTCCGCGTCGCGTGCGGAGCCGTGGAGCGATCCGATCGCGACCGAGTGGTCGCCGCCGAGCACGAGCGGGAACTCGCCGTCAGCGAGCGTCTCCGCAACGCGGGCGGCGAGCCGGACGTTGACTCCCTCGATCGCCGGGAGGAACTTGGCGTTCTCGACTCCTGAACTCTCCGACTCGGTCGATGTGAGTCCGGACGCCTCGTCCGTATCGGGGTCGATCTCCTCCGCGCGCGGCATCGAGAGGTCCCCGTCGTCGATCGGGTCCACGCCCGCGCGCTCGAGTTCGTCGGCGAGGCCGGCGTAGCGGATCGCCGACGGCCCCATGTCGACGCCGCGGCGGTTGGCCCCGTAGTCCATCGGCGCACCGATGATTCGAACGGTCGCGTTCGTCTTCATGCGTAGCCGTACGCCGGGCACCGGTTTGGTCGTGACGATCCCCTGTGGCCCACCCTCGAGCAGTTGACTCCTCGATCGGTCGATTTCGGTGGCGGTAGATTTAGGGGTAGACGGGGCTAAATCTCGAGTATGATGCTGAGCGACGTGATGGAAGACTACCTCAAGGTCATCTACCAGCTCCAGCGGTCGACCGACGACCGCATCAAGACCTCCGAGATCGCCGCGGAGCTGGACGTCACGTCGCCGACGGTCACCAGCATGCTCGACAAACTCGAGGACCGCGGGCTGGTCGACCGGGAGAAGTACCGCGGGGTAACGCTCACCGACGAGGGCGAGACCGTCGCGCTCGAGGTCGTCCGCCACCACCGCCTGCTCGAGGCCTACCTCACCGAACACCTCGACTACGACTGGTCGGAGGTCCACGACGAGGCCGACCGGCTCGAACACCACATCAGCGAGGACTTCGAGGCCCGCGTCGCCGACGCGCTCGGCGAACCGGAGGTCGACCCGCACGGGTCGCCGATCCCCGGCGCCGACCTCGAACCCCCCGAACGCCCCGAGGGGAAGACCGTCTCGGAGTTTGCGGAGGGCGAAACCGTCGTCGTCGAAGAGGTCGCCGACCGCGACCCGGAGGTACTGTCCTACCTGGCCGACCACGGCGTCGAGCCCGGCGTCGAACTCGAGATCGTCGAAGTTGCCCCCTTCGGCATGGTGACCGCCCGCTCGAGCGCACACGACGAGCCGGTCTCACTGCCGGAAGCGGTCGCACGACACGTCCGCGTTTCCTCGCCAACGAAAGTCGAACAATAGTTCTTTTCGAACTACTTTCGTCCACCATATTCTGATTTCGGTTGGTTTAGATCCAGTCTAATGCAGTATGCGCGGAAAAGCTATAAGTTTAGATTCGTCTAATCGATACGTGATGAGTACGGTAGCTGGACCGGACGGAGGTGAGTGACGAATGCGTGAGCGATCGAACGGGGCGCTGCCCCAGTGGCTCCTCGCGGTCGGTCCCGTCCTCGTTCTCGGTTCGATCCTCGGGCTCCTGTCCCTAACGACGCCCTTCGAGGCCCTCGTTGCCGTCGACGATGCGAGCACGCTCGAGATCGTTTGGCTGCTCACGGTAATCGGGGCGCTCGCGGGCGTCGTTCCGGTCGCGATCGGCATGCTCTGGTTTCCGTTCATCCGGGATCTCGACCCGCGATATCTCCACGGATTCCTCGCGCTCGCCGGCGGCGTGCTGGCGTTTATCGCGATCCAACTGACGGTCGACATCGTCGAAACCGGACTGGCCGCCGACCGGACCGGGCTGGCGATGGGGCTCGCAGTCGTCGGCATCGTCGGGACGTTCGTCGCGATGCACGCGGTAAGCGCGTGGCGACAGCGGACGATGGCCGCGGCCGACACGGACGCGAACGGACTCGCGATCGCGTACCTCGTCGCGCTCGCACTCGGCCTGCACAGCATCGGCGAAGGACTCGGGATCGGCGTCTCCTTCGTCCGCGGCGACACCACGCAGGTGACCCTGCTCGTGCTCGCGTTCGTGACCCACAACGTCATGGAAGGACCGACCGTCGTTGCCGCGGTCGCCCGCGACCGGACGGCGCCCCCGCTGCGTCACTTCGCCGCGATGGGGCTGCTCGCCGGCGGTCCGGTCATCCTCGGCGGTTGGCTCGGCAGCTTCGCCAACTCGGCGCCGCTCGCCGTGTTGTTCTTCGCGGTCGCCGTCGGTGCGATCGCACAGGTGCTCATCGAGGTTGCGGGGCTGATCCGCTTCGACGCCGAGGGCGTCCTGACTCGGACTAACGTCGCCACCTTCGCGGTCGGATTCGCCCTGATGTTCTTCCTCGAGGACGTGCTCGCCGGTGCGTTGCTGAACGGGGTGCTCGTGCCGTCGTGATCGACGCCCGTCGACGTCCGTCGATGCAGCACCGCTGATCGGACTGCAGGCCTACGTGGGTCGCTCCCGCACCCGGAACCGAAGAGAAACGCCTTACTGTCCCCGCTGCCGATACCGAAATCCCGAAGAACGACCGACGTCACCCGTCGGGTTTAAGGAAATCAACTACGAACAATTCACCATGTCATCAATTGAACTAACCCCGAGTCAGAAGAAGATCCTCCGCGCGCTCACGAATCTCCACAAGGAGTCCGAGGACGCGATCAAGGGGGAGGACATCGCCGAACAGGTAGACCGTAACCCTGGTACCATCCGCAACCAGATGCAGAGTCTCAAGGCCCTCCAGCTGGTCGAAGGTGTACCGGGGCCGAAAGGTGGCTACAAACCGACAGCCGCAGCCTACGAAGCCCTCGAGATCCAGCAGATGGACGATCCCGCGTCCGTCCCGCTCGAGCACGAGGGCGAGCCGGTCGAGGACGTCATCGTCGAGGAGATCGACCTCTCGAGCGTCCACCACCCCGAACTCTGCCGCGCGGAGATCCACATGCAGGGGACGATCGACGGCATCTCGGAGGACGACGCCGTCACCGTCGGTCCGACGCCGCTGTCGAAGCTCGTGATCGACGGGCGCGTCGACGGCAAGGACGACACGAACAACATCCTCATCCTCCGGATCGAGGACATGACCGCCCCGGGCGAAGAGCCGGCACACTGATCGCCGTCCTTCCCCAGTCACCGACAGCCAACACTGGCCGCGACCGGACGGCCGGACTCTAGACCCGTCTCTCCCGATTTCTGGTCTTCTCGTCTTCTTGTCTCCGCGTCTTCTCGGTTCCGCGTTCGCACCCTTGCCGCTCCGCTAGTCGGTTATGCTGGTGCTTTGAATCCGAAGTCACGCCGGCGCTCGAGCGGTCAGTCGCGAGCGCGAACGGTGAAAAGGGGCCGTTTCTCGCTGCTAGCGGCTCCGGCGTCGAATCGAGGCGAACCGCTCAGTCGTCGGCTGCGTCGGCGTCTACGTCTGCGTCTTCCTCGATGTCGGACTCGAGCGACTCGACGGGAACGACGTCGACGCTCGCGACCGCGTCGTCGCCCTCGACTTCCATCACGATCACGCCCATCGTGTTGCGACCGACCGTCGAAATCTCGTCGACGCGGGTGCGCATGATCTGTCCGTCCTCGCTCATCACGACGAGTTGATCGTCGTCGTCGACGGCTTTGACCGCCGTCACCGGTCCGTTCCGGTCGCCGGTCTTGATGTCGATCAGCCCCTTCCCGTACCGGGACTGGCGGCTGTACTCGGAGAGGCGAGTCCGCTTCCCGTACCCGTTTCGGGTGACGGTCAGCAGGGCCTTGTCGTCGGCCTCGTCGGTCGCGACCAGGCCGGCGACCGCGTCGTCGCCCTCGAGTTTGATGCCGTTGACCCCGCGGGCGTTGCGGCCCATCGCGCGGACCTCGTCCTCGTCGAAGCGGATCGTCATCCCGCCCTCGGTGGCGATCACGAGGTCCTTCGTGCCGTCCGTGACCTCGACGTCGACGAGTTCGTCGCCCTCCTCTAAGTCGGAGGCGATGATACCGGTCGAGCGGATGTTATCGAACTCCTCGCCGGCGGTCCGCTTGACGTAGCCGTTGCGCGTGACCATCGTCACAAACTCGTCGTCGGCCAGCGCGTCGGTGTCGACGATGGCGGTGATGTCCTCGCCGTCGTCGAGGTCGAGGATGTTGACGGCGGACTTCCCGCGGGCCGTCCGACCCATCTCGGGGATCTCGTAGGTCTTGAGCTGGTAGACTTTGCCCTGATTCGTGAAGCACAGGAGGTAGTCGTGGGTGTTCGCCCGGAAGACCGTCGAGACGCGGTCGCCCTCCTTGACGTCCGCGCCGATGATGCCCTTGCCGCCTCGACCCTGGGGGTCGAAGTCCTCGATGGGCATCCGCTTGACGTAGTCGTCCTCGGTCATGACGACGAAGACCTCTTCCTCGGGGATGAGGTCCTCGTGGGTGACCGTCCCCTGATCCTCGACGATCGAGGTCCGGCGCTCGTCGCCATATTCGTCCTTGACCTCGCGGAGTTCGTCCTTGATGACCTCGAGCAGCTTCTGTTCGCTCTCGAGGATGGCGGTCAGGCGCTCGATTTCTGCCTGAACCTCCTCGTACTCGTCCTCGATCTCGGCGGCCTCCATCGAGGTGAGGCTGCCCAGTTGCATGCGGACGATGTGGTCGGCCTGATCCTGGGAGAAGCCGTAGGCGTCCTGAAGGTTCTCCTTCGCGTCGGAGCGGGTCTCGCTGTCGCGGATCAGTTCGACCACGTCCTCGGCGTTCTCGACGGCCTTCAGCCGGCCCTCGAGGATGTGCGCCCGATCCTCGGCTTCCTCGAGGTCGTACTCGCTGCGTCGGCGCACGACCTCGCGGCGGTGGGCGACGTACTCCTCGAGCGTTTCCTTCAGCGACAGCACCTGGGGCTGGCCGTCGACCAGCGCGAGGTTGATGACGCCGAAGGTCTTCTCTAAGTGGTTCTCGAGCAGTTTGTTCTTGACGACCTCGCTGTTGGCGCCGCGCTTGAGTTCGATGACGACGCGGACGCCGTCGCGGTCGGACTCGTCGCGCAGGTCGGAGATGCCCTCGATCTCGCCCTCGTTGACGTCCTCGGCGATTCGCTCGACGAGGCGGGCCTTGTTGGACTGGAAGGGCAGTTCGGTGACGACGATCCGCTCGCGGCCGTTCTTCCACTCCTCGACCTCGAACTCGGCGCGCACGCGGAGGCGTCCGCGGCCGGTCTTGTAAGCGGAGTAGATGGCGTCGCGACCGACGATGTTCGCACCCGTCGGGAAGTCGGGTCCCTTGACGTGCTCCATCAGGTCCTCGACCGTCGCGTCGGGGTTGTCGATCAGTTCGATCGTCGCGTCGATCACTTCCCCGAGGTTGTGCGGCGGGATGTTCGTCGACATCCCGACCGCGATCCCCGAGGAGCCGTTCACCAGCAGGTTCGGGAACGCCGCCGGCAGGACGTCGGGCTCCTGCAGGCGGTCGTCGTAGTTCGCCGAGAAGTCGACGGTGTCCTTCTCGATGTCCTCGAGCAGTTCCTCGGAGATGGGCGACATCCGGGCCTCCGTGTACCGCTGTGCGGCGGCCGGGTCGCCGTCCATCGAGCCGAAGTTCCCCTGGCCGTCCACCAGCGGATAGCGCATCGAGAAGTCCTGGGCCATCCGGACCAAGGTGTCGTAGATCGCGCTGTCGCCGTGGGGGTGGTAGTCACCCATCGTCTCCCCGACGATCGAGGAGGACTTCCGGTGGGAAGAGCCGCTCGAGACGCCCATCTCGTGCATCGCGTACAGGATGCGGCGGTGGACGGGTTTGAGGCCGTCCTCGACGCGGGGGAGCGCACGACCCGCGATGACGGACATCGCGTAGTCGATGTAGCTCTGCTCCATCTCGTCCTCGATGCGGACGTTCTCTACGGCTCGAGCCTCTACGTCTGTCGGATCGGGTACGTCTGAACTCATGTGGACATCACCTCAGCTACCGCGGCTATATGTCGATCCACTCTGCCTCCGGCGCGTTCTCCTTGATGAACTGCTTGCGCGGTTCGACCGCGTCACCCATCAGCACGGAGAACATCTTGTCCGCGGCGGCCGCGTCCTCGATCGTGATCTGTTTGAGGATGCGGTTCTCCGGGTCCATCGTCGTATCCCAGAGCTGCTGGGGATTCATCTCGCCCAGGCCCTTGAACCGCTGGACCTGCGACGGCGAGCCGTCGCACTTCTCCTCGATGATCTCGTCGCGCTCCTGATCGGTCATCGCGTCGTAGGTCTCGCCGCGGTACCGGATGCGGTACAGCGGCGGTTGGGTCGCGTAGACGTAGCCGCCTTCCAGCAGCGGCCGCATGTGCCGGTAGAAGAACGTAAGGAGGAGGGTGCGGATGTGGGCGCCGTCGACGTCGGCGTCGGTCGCCATGATGATCTTCTTGTAGCGGACGTCCTCGACGTCGAACTCGTCGCCGACGCCGGCGCCGATCGCCGTGATGATGTTCCGGATCTGGTCGTTCTCGAGCACCCGATCGAGGCGGTGTTTTTCGACGTTCAGCACCTTCCCGCGGATCGGGAGGACGGCCTGGAACTCGGGGTTGCGGGCCTGCTTCGCGCTGCCGCCCGCGGAGTCACCCTCGGCGATGAACAGTTCGGCGTCCTCGGGATCTTTGGTCTGACAGTCCGCGAGCTTGCCGGGCAGCGAGGTCGACTCGAGGGCCGACTTCCGCCGCGTCAGCTCCTCGGCCTTCTGGGCGGCCATTCGCGCTTTCGCGGCCTCGACGGCCTTGGTGATGATCGCCTCGGCGGTGTCGGGGTTCTCCTCGAAGTACGTTCCGAGCCCCTCGTGCATGGCGCTCTCGACGATACCACGGACTTCCGAGTTGCCGAGCTTGGTCTTCGTCTGGCCCTCGAACTGCGGGTCGGGGTGTTTGACCGAGATAACCGCGGTCAGCCCCTCCCGGATGTCCTCACCCTTGAGGTTGTTGTCGAGGTCGCCGAGCATGTTGTTCTCGTTGGCGTAGTCGTTGACCGTCCGCGTGAGGGCGGTCTTGAATCCCGTGAGGTGGGTACCGCCCTCGCGGGTGTTGATGTTGTTCGCGAAGGCGTGGATCGAGCCCTGGAGCTCCTCGGTGGCCTGCATCGCCACCTCGACCTGGATGTTCTGCTCCTCGTCCTCGAAGTAGATGATGTCGTCGTGCATCGCCGAGCGCGTCTCGTTCAAATACTCGACGAACTCGCGGATGCCGCCCTCGTACTCGAAGGTCTCCTCGACGGGGCCCTCGTCGTCGGCGTCGCCGGCGTCCTCGCGCTCGTCGCGCAGCGTGATGCGCACGCCGGAGTTGAGGAAGGCCAACTCGCGAAGGCGGTTCGCGAGCGTCGAGAACGAGAACTCGTTGGCCTCGAAGATGCCGGTGTCGGGCCAGAACCGGACTTCGGTGCCGGTCTCCTCGTCCGGCTCCATGTCGCGAACGCGCTCCATATCGCCGACGGGCTCGCCGGCTTCGAAGGCGTGGCGGAAGACGCCGCCGTCGCGCTTGACCTCGGCCTCGAGGCGCTCGGAGAGGGCGTTGACTACCGAGACGCCGACGCCGTGGAGGCCGCCGGAGACCTGGTAGGACTTGTTGTCGAACTTGCCGCCCGCGTGGAGGACCGTCAGGATGACCTCGAGGGCGGGGCGATCGTACTCATCGTGCGTGTCGACGGGGATGCCGCGGCCGTCGTCCGCGACGCTCACCGAGCCGTCCTCGTGGATGGTGACGGTGATGTCGTCGCAGTAGCCGGCCAGCGCCTCGTCGATCGAGTTGTCCACCACTTCGTAGACGAGATGGTGGAGTCCTCGAGAGTCGGTAGAACCGATGTACATCGCCGGCCGTTTCCGCACGGCTTCCAGGCCCTCTAGGACCTGGATTTGTCCGGCGCCGTACTCGCTTTCCTGGGACATGAGAAACCTGCTTTCGGGTAGTGGCTACCGACTAATAAAGCTCACGTACGCGCTCGCGCGCGAAACGCGAGAAGCGGATAATGTTCTCCCCAGCGGCTGCAAGCCCAAAGTAACCGCGCGTCGGCCGTTGTATCGACCGCCCGGCTGACCGGTCGTCTGCGTCCGCGTCCGTCGGATCGGTATGAACTGCGGGTTCTAACGGCGCGTCGTGTTGGTTTCGCTGATCGGATCTGACGGCGTGTAACCGGTCGCACGGGCCACTAGTGCCTCGATTTCATCGACTCGAGACCGTCCGGTCTCTGGATGTGACAGAATGACGGCACTTGGAATGCTGCTGGTCGAAATCCACCAGTACAAGAATTCCGTTGATACGGGGCCTGACTACGCGGTTAATCGGATCTTCCCCGTACGGGCCGGTTTCCGAGTGCAAAATTTGATAGACTCCTTTCACCTGCCAGCCAGCAACTCACTTGGCAGGATACCCCAGATAGGGACGAGGCGAATTAGGCGACGTGTCGCCGTCTCTCGCGCCGAAACGGTCGCCACCGCGTTTGGCTTCCAATCGGGGACGAGCGCACCCGTCTCCGACCCCACTACACATGATCGACTCATTCGATCGGACGGGCACACCGGAACCGGAATCGCAATCGAATATCCCAATCTTCTTTCGTTCGAATCGGGTTGGTCCCCCGGCTACCCCGACGATCGACGGATTCGAACGGACGGTTCGCGTAATCGGCCACGGACTCGTCCGTCGAAGTTGCGGGCGTGTTCCTCGGGGTGATCTCGCATGAGCGAGCGATCGGCGACGCCCTCCGAGCTCGTCCAGTCGATCCCCGGCGGCGAGACGGTCCACGGCGCGCTCTACAAGTACGGATTGGGAATTCTATTCGCAGCGAACGTGTTCGGCGCTGGATCGGTGTACATCCTCGCCGACACGGGCGCGAATTTCGCGTTCTCGCTGCTGTGGGTGCTCCCGCTGGCGTTCCTGATCGACATCGCGCTCCACGACATGAGCGCCCGTCTGGCGGTCGACGACGAACCGCTCGCGGACTACATCGTCGAGACGCTTCCGGTCGGCGGGACGGCGCTCGTGGTTTCGATTTCGCTGATGTCCGCGCTGTGGGCCGTCTCGAACTACGCGGTCGCCGGAGCGGCGCTCGCCTGGCTCGTTCCGGGGATCGACAACGTGCTCGTCGGCATCGTCC is drawn from Halopiger aswanensis and contains these coding sequences:
- the gyrB gene encoding DNA topoisomerase (ATP-hydrolyzing) subunit B; translated protein: MSQESEYGAGQIQVLEGLEAVRKRPAMYIGSTDSRGLHHLVYEVVDNSIDEALAGYCDDITVTIHEDGSVSVADDGRGIPVDTHDEYDRPALEVILTVLHAGGKFDNKSYQVSGGLHGVGVSVVNALSERLEAEVKRDGGVFRHAFEAGEPVGDMERVRDMEPDEETGTEVRFWPDTGIFEANEFSFSTLANRLRELAFLNSGVRITLRDEREDAGDADDEGPVEETFEYEGGIREFVEYLNETRSAMHDDIIYFEDEEQNIQVEVAMQATEELQGSIHAFANNINTREGGTHLTGFKTALTRTVNDYANENNMLGDLDNNLKGEDIREGLTAVISVKHPDPQFEGQTKTKLGNSEVRGIVESAMHEGLGTYFEENPDTAEAIITKAVEAAKARMAAQKAEELTRRKSALESTSLPGKLADCQTKDPEDAELFIAEGDSAGGSAKQARNPEFQAVLPIRGKVLNVEKHRLDRVLENDQIRNIITAIGAGVGDEFDVEDVRYKKIIMATDADVDGAHIRTLLLTFFYRHMRPLLEGGYVYATQPPLYRIRYRGETYDAMTDQERDEIIEEKCDGSPSQVQRFKGLGEMNPQQLWDTTMDPENRILKQITIEDAAAADKMFSVLMGDAVEPRKQFIKENAPEAEWIDI